The genomic segment CGCAGGCAGCGTGGGATGAACGCCCCGCGCTCGGCGTGGTATTGGCGGCGGGCGGTTACCCTGGTGATGTGGCAAAAGGTGCGGTGATTCAGGGTTTGGATACTGCTGTTGCCAACGCAAAAGTATTTCATGCGGGCACAGCAATGAAAGATGGTGCGGTGGTCACACAAGGCGGCCGCGTTTTATGCGCGACAGCTTTGGGGCAGACAGTAGCCGAGGCGCAGCAGACTGCGTACTATCTGGCAGACAGGATTCGTTGGGACGGCATGTTTATGCGCAAAGATATCGGTTGGCGCGCAATTGCACGAGAAAGAGCAAAAACGGAAATCTAGTAAAACGGAAGTTAACAAAACAGGAATTCACTAAGGGAGCGGCTCTGCCGAATGTATCGCTATGAAGCGTTTCGCATCATTGATGATGTTGGTTTTTTTGTTTTTTGCAACGCACCTATTGGCCGCACCCTTGGTGGAAATCAATAGCGATACGGTGCACCTGCCTTTAACGCCGTACATTGATGTTTTAGAAGATAAAAATGGCGGTCTCACGATCGACGATGTGGTGTCTGAGCGCTACGCGTTTCAATTTGCACCCGCATCATTGGCTGAGTTGTACTTTGGCTATTCCACTTCTGCTTATTGGTTGCGTTTTACGGTAGAAAATCAGCGTGATGAGGATATGCGACTGATTCTTGATGTGGCGCCAGCGGATATCGATTTTGTCGATCTCTATGTGGTAGATCCACAAACAGGTCAATTGCAACAGCACACAAAATTGGGATCGGCAACACCTTACACCGATCGTGCTTATCGTTATCCATCCAATCTTTTCGATCTAAAAATTGCAGAGCATACAGCACACAGTTATTTCATTCGTATTGAATCGGATAAAGCGGTTAATGCGCGGCTATCGCTGAGTTCGCCTCGTGAATACATGGTGAGCGCGACACAAAATGAATTTTGGCAAGGTGTGCTGCTGGGCAGTTTGGGTCTTTTGGCGGCAGTGTATTTAGGGCTTTTTGTGGTTTATCAATTCAGGGCTTTTTTATGGCATGGATTGACACTGATTTGTATTACAGCCATTCAGCTAGCATGGAATGGTTATGGGCTACCTTTCTTTGATAACCATGAAACATTGTTGGATCACCAAATTTTAACGCCGGTGTTTTTGTCTTTATTGTTTAGTGCGCTATATGCACAAAGTTTATTGAAAACGCGCAGACGAGCGCCTTGGCAGCACTATGCGCTTTCGATACTTGCGGTACTGAGTTTGATTTGTGCGATAGCGAATTGGTTTATTTCGCCGCATATTAGCGCCTCGTTAGCTGCGTGGTTATCTGCAGTGATTGTTGTTTTTATCTTTGCTGCCGCACTGCATGCCAATATGGATGAAATTGTCTTGGCGCGCCGTTTTATTACTCTGCGTGCTGTCACTATCGGCATGGTGTTGATAGCTATTTTTAATATCAATGGATTATTGCCTCAAGGCGCTTTCAGCACTTGGAGCGTAGCAGCGGCCATTGTTATTGAGTCTTTGGTTATGTGTGTAGTGATGTCGATCTATTGCATGAACCGCTTGCGCGATAGAGCAGAGGTATCGAAGGAAAAAGCAGAAAAAACAGCGCCTTCATCCATTATCAATTTAT from the Pseudomonadales bacterium genome contains:
- a CDS encoding 7TM-DISM domain-containing protein — translated: MKRFASLMMLVFLFFATHLLAAPLVEINSDTVHLPLTPYIDVLEDKNGGLTIDDVVSERYAFQFAPASLAELYFGYSTSAYWLRFTVENQRDEDMRLILDVAPADIDFVDLYVVDPQTGQLQQHTKLGSATPYTDRAYRYPSNLFDLKIAEHTAHSYFIRIESDKAVNARLSLSSPREYMVSATQNEFWQGVLLGSLGLLAAVYLGLFVVYQFRAFLWHGLTLICITAIQLAWNGYGLPFFDNHETLLDHQILTPVFLSLLFSALYAQSLLKTRRRAPWQHYALSILAVLSLICAIANWFISPHISASLAAWLSAVIVVFIFAAALHANMDEIVLARRFITLRAVTIGMVLIAIFNINGLLPQGAFSTWSVAAAIVIESLVMCVVMSIYCMNRLRDRAEVSKEKAEKTAPSSIINLSDVCHELRTPISGVLGMTDLLLTGNVTEQQRNQIKTIHRSGLALLDVTNRLSDLSSIEQGTVELNNAPFELTALVESCIESCRLRAESSSVELIYHIDRGVSGFVKGDQEKLQHVLVNLLQFSLRNIEQGEVVLSVKIVENDQLMFDVHSGQNTLTEHRPLLRQRNLHSSDQLNLTIAEQYIKLMGGVLDTQLFANGGALISFCLHLEAHVGHDISADEEGALQGCRILIVDDNATYCSIIEQQAVQWGMTVQSANSGMEALAILRSHTTKEEFFDFALIDYEMPGMDGLELAAHIREDQKINSEHLLMMMLTGVSRAPNKSALEQVGMQRVLYKPLSGKSLKQALQNALAQKK